In Streptococcus gallolyticus subsp. gallolyticus DSM 16831, the sequence TATAAAGTGTCCAAACAGATGATAAGTAACCACCATCTTTGTTACTGTCTGAGTAACCAAGCATGATTTCTTGGTAACCTTTGTTAGCTGAAACCCAGCGACGAACAATATCATAATCAAGATATTCTTCCATGATAGCACGTGAATTTTCAAGGTCCTCAATTGTTTCAAAGAGTGGCACAATTTGAACACGTGCTTTTTGGTTATCAAGAAGTCCGACTTCTTTAAGCATGATAGCCAACTCAAACATATCAGAAACACTTTCAGTATGTGAAATGATGTGTTGTTTGATGACTTCGTCACCTAATTTATCTTTAAGGTAACGAGCTGTTTGGAAGATTGCTAATTCTTTTTGAAGTTGTTCTGATTTTTCAGCATTTGTTGATGACAACGTACGTGGGTCTTCTTGCAATTCTTTGAGAAGAACTTTTACTTTTTCTTCTTCTGAAAGTGCGCTGTAATCCTCAACGATATTAGCTGATTTCAACAATTCTGCAACACAAGCTTCGTTAACGCTTGAATCTTGACGCATATCAATCGTTGCAAGATAGAATCCAAAGACATCAACTGCTTGAAGCAATTCGCTAAAATCACCTGTCAAGAGCGCATCATCACCATTGTCAAGCAATGATTGTTTGATGATAAGCAAATCATCTTTAAATTCTTTGGCTGTTTTATAGCTTGGAATTTCTTCTTGAAGTTCTGATGAAACTTTAGAGAATTTTGTTTGCAAGTATTTTGTAACGACACTAGCGTTGTTAGTGCTTGTGTAAACATCTGAACTGATGTTGTTGCTACTTTCCAAAACACGTTGAGAAATAGCTGGACCAGCTTTTAATTCAATTAAGGTTTGAATTAATTTTGATTGAATATAGTTAAATGCCTTACGATAAGGTTCATTTTCACGGTAGATAGATTTATCGCTTGACAATTCTGCTAATTTTTCAACTTCTGGACTAATATTAGTCAAGGTTGTTGAAAGTGAGAATGTGCGATAAAGACCTGTTAATTTTTCAATGTAGTAGTTAATGATGACTTCACTTTGAACCGTTGCTGACAAACGAAGTGTTTCAGCTGTTACGTATGGGTTACCGTCACGGTCACCACCAATCCACATTCCCATTGTGATAGGTTTTGGATTTTCTAGGTCGATGCCTTTTTCAGCTGCTAAGCGTTTGTACTCTGAAGTCAACTTGGTAATCGCCTGAATTAAGGATGTATTGTAATACTCCATAACGTTGGTAATTTCATTTTTTACCTTCAGTTTTTTCTCACGAATAATGTCCGTTTGCATGATGATTTCAATGTAACGGCGCAAATCAGTGTACCATTTGTCACGGTTCACAACACCCGCTCTGACATCGCGGTATTTACGTAAAAGGTCATGAATGTGATTTGTCAATTCGAGGACTGTCTTACGTTGAACTTGTGTAGGGTGAGCTGTTAATACAGGCACAACATTGACATTTTCAAGGATTTCTTTAGAGTTTTCGCTTTCTGAAACCATATCTACGGTTAAAGAGAGTTTACCAAGATAATCTTGATTGGTATTATTTTGGTAATTGATTTCATAAGCAAAATCAACGTCTTCTGAAATGTTGATTAAAAGTGGCAAAATTGAAAAATAACGAGACACTACAACCATTTCATCGTTGGTTAATTGAGCTACTAATTTTTCAAGTTTGACGTATTCATCACTTGCTGACAATTCAACAATGTTTTGAATTTTGGCAAACACCTCATCACCAACCATTTGATGAGTTGTCTCATCGAGCAAGTCTTTTAATACTTTGACTTCCTCGGTAATAATCGACTGGGTGCTATTGTTCTCCAGTTTTTTGATTGTCACACTCTTCACTCCTTTTTTGTTCGGATTTTAATCCTTTATTACAAGCGTACTACTCTATCATACCACTTTTTACGTCAAAAGTAACCCAATTTATGTCAAATTGTCCATTATTTTATAAATTTTCTGATATTTTAAACGATATTTATTTTGAGACAAAATATCTAAAAAACTAACAAAGCATGTTAACAAATAGGTTGTTAGCGTTTTTAGTTTTGAAAAAATATTGAAGGATTCTTTTTGAGAAAATGGGAAACTTTCTTTTTTGTTTAGGTGTTATTTTCTGATATACTGGTCCATGACAAAAGTTTTGCAAAGGAGTAATACTAGATGGAATTAAAAAAACGTTCGGAATTTCCTGAAAATGAATTGTGGGATTTGAGTGCCCTTTACCAAGACCGTGAGGATTTTTTGCGAAGTATCGAAAAAACGTTAGAAGATATTAATCTTTTTAAACGAAATTACGAGGAAAATTTGACGACTTTGGAAGATTTTACCAGAGCGCTTTATGAAATTGAACAAATTTATATCGAGATGAGCCATATCGATAATTATTCTTTCATGCCGCAAACCAGCGACTTTAGTAATGAAGAATTTGCTCAGATTGCACAAGCTGGTGCTGATTTTTTCACGAAAGCCAATGTAGCATTAAGCTTCTTTGATACTGCGCTAGCGACTGCCGACTTAGAAATCCTTGATACTTTAGAAGAAAATCCGCATTTTAGCGCAGCTATTCGCCAAGCGAAAATTCAAAAAAGTCATTTTATCTCCCCAGAAGTTGAAAAAGCGTTGACGAACCTTGGTGAAGTTTTTAAAGCGCCAGAAGATATCTACACCAAAATGCGTGCAGGTGACTTTGAAATGGAAGATTTTGAAGTTGATGGCAAGGTCTATCAAAACTCTTTTGTCACCTATGAAAATTTTTATCAAAATCATGAAAATGCTCAAGTCCGTGAAAAAGCCTTTCGTTCTTTTTCTGCAGGACTTCGTAAACATCAAAATGCCGCAGCAAGTGCTTATCTAGCACAAGTCAAATCAGAAAAAATCATTGCTGATATGCGAGGTTACGACTCTGTTTTTGATTACCTCTTAGCCGAACAAGAAGTTAACCGTGACATGTTTGACCGTCAAATTGACCTTATCATGACAGAATTTGCTCCTGTTGCGCAAAAATACCTCAAACACGTTGCTCAAGTTAATGGTCTTAAAAAAATGACTTTTGCAGACTGGAAGCTTGACTTGGATAGCGAGCTTAATCCAGAGGTTACGATTGATGATGCTTATGACTTGGTGATGAAATCCGTTGCCCCACTTGGTGACGAATATGCTCAAGAAGTCTCACGTTATCAAGAAGAACGTTGGGTTGACTTTGCTGCTAATGCCAATAAAGATTCTGGTGGCTACGCTACTGACCCTTACAAAGTTCATCCCTACGTTTTAATGAGTTGGACTGGTCGTATGTCTGATGTGTACACACTTATCCATGAAATTGGTCACTCTGGACAATTTATCTTCTCAGACAACAACCAAAGTTACTTTAATACCCATATGTCAACTTATTACGTCGAAGCCCCTTCTACTTTCAACGAACTTCTGCTCAGCGATTACCTCGAAAAACAATTTGACACTCCACGTCAGAAACGCTTTGCCCTCGCTCATCGTTTGACAGATACTTATTTCCATAATTTTATCACTCACTTACTTGAAGCTGCTTTTCAACGTCAGGTTTACAATCTCATTGAAGATGGAAAAACCTTCGGTGCTACACAACTTAACAAGATAATGAAAGATGTTCTTAGCCAATTTTGGGGTGATGCCATTGATATTGACGACGATGCTGCTTTAACTTGGATGCGCCAAAGTCATTATTATGCTGGGTTGTATAGCTACACTTACTCTGCAGGTATGGTTATTTCAACTTCTGGGTATCTTAATCTAAAAAATAACCCAAATGGTGCTAACGACTGGTTGAATTTCTTAAAATCAGGTGGTTCACGTACGCCGCTTAACACCGCTAAATTAATTGGTGCCGATATTTCCACCGCACAACCACTCCGTGATACCATTCAATTTTTAAGTGATACCGTTGATCAAATTATTGCTTATACAAAGGAGCTTAATCATGACTAATCTTTATGACTTTACTGTCAAAGCCCAAGACGGCTCTGATGTCCAATTGTCAAAATACCAAGGCAAAATCCTACTCATTGTCAATACGGCAACAGGTTGTGGCTTAACCCCACAATACGAAGGACTACAAAAACTTTATGACACTTACCATGACAAAGGATTTGAAATTTTAGATTTTCCTTGTAATCAATTTTTAAATCAAGCGCCAGGAAACGCCGACGAAATCAATACCTTTTGCACCTTGAATTACCAGACAACTTTTCCTCGCTTTGCGAAAATAAAAGTCAACGGTAAAGAAGCCGACCCACTCTATGATTGGCTAAAAAGTGAACAAAAGGGACCGCTTGGCAAACGTATTGAATGGAACTTTGCAAAATTTCTTATCGACCAAAATGGCAATGTCATCAAACGTTTTTCATCAAAAACAGAACCTGAAACAATTGTTACAGAAATTGAAAGCCTTATCAATGACAAATAGCTGTCAGACTATTTGCAGCGCCTTTACTAGCATTACTTCTTTTGTAACAGTCCATAGATAAAATATTAAAAAATATGACAAAATGGTTACAAAATGAGCATTGCTTTGATTTTTAAGCCTTTTTACGCTAAAATATGACTAATGAGAAGACGAATAAAACCCATTGTTGTTGTAGTTTTCTTTGCCCTCTGTGGGCTACTTCTCGTGATTGGTAAAGCTCACTCAGATAGCTTACAAAAGCAACAACTAGCTTCAGCTAAGGATTCTATTCCAACTGTGAGTAGCACGAGTACTACCACTACATCAACTTCTGAAACTGATGAAGATTTTGTTCTTAATCCGATTATTGATATCTCAGGTTGGCAACTTCCAAGCGAAATTGACTATGATACTTTATCTCAGAATATTTCTGGTGCTATCGTTCGTGTTTATGGAGGGTCACAAATCAGTAAAGATAGCAATGCCGCCTATACAACTGGTATTGATAAATCATTTAAGACACATATCAAAGAATTACAGAAACGAAATGTTCCTGTAGCCGTTTATAGCTACGCTCTCGGTACAACCGTCAAGGAGATGAAGGAGGAAGCAAAAACTTTCTATGAGAATGCTTCACCTTACAGTCCAACATTCTATTGGATTGATGTTGAAGAGGCGACTATGTCTGACATGAATAAAGGTGTACAGGCTTTCTTAAAAGAGCTCAAAAAACTCGGTGCGGAAAATGTCGGTATCTACATTGGAACTTATTTCATGGATGAACAAGAAATTTCCGTGGATGGTTTCGATGCAGTGTGGATTCCTGCTTATGGTTCTGACACTGGTTATTACGATGCTGCGCCACAAACTGATTTGGACTATGACCTCCATCAATACACCTCACAAGGTTACATCAATGGTTTTAGTTCACCACTTGACTTAAACCAAATTGCCGTCACAAAAGATACGAAAACAACGTACGAAAAACTTTTCGGTACAACAAGTACCTCAAGCAGTAGCACGTCAAGTTCAAGCAGTACAACAAGTAGTAGCAAATAAAAGCTAGGAAATACTATCCTAGCTTTTTTGCTAACTCAATTTTTATAAAAAAGTTCTGAAAAATCCTGTGATTTTTAATGTCAAAATCAACAATTTTAACCCTCAAATTAATATTAATTTAAGGGTTAAAACTTATAGTAAAACTATGCCAACAAGAAATTATTCACGTAGAAAACGACAACAAAAATCTCAAATAATAACAATAGCTGGGCTTGTCACGGCAGCAGTCGCACTTGTCCTAATTCTCGCTAAACTGATTTTTTCAGGAGTCACAACTTTAGCTTCAGACGGAAGTTTGGATTTATCAAATGCCAATTCTTATGACGTTTCCGAAACAGCTACGGTCTCTACTTCTGACGCTGTTATGTATACTAACGATGGTTCTAGCAGCAAAATTAGTGAAAATACTGCGATTACAATCAGTGCCTATTACTATGATGCGACGCTCGATGACGAAGATATCACCTTAGCTCAATTTAGCATGAACGGTGATACTTACTATATCGACACGAATGATATTTCGCTTGAGCAGGATAATACTATTAATGCTTATATCGTTGAAACACTTGGTTATTCGCACACTGATATTACCGATGACATTGAAAGTAGTTTTGAACAAGCCGCTTATAAGACAGATGACGGAAAACCTCTTGGGGTAATTATTCATGATACTGGCGTTGACAATTCAACGATTGAAAGCGAAGTGAATTATATGGTTCAAAGTTATGATGAAGAAGGTGTCTTTGTCCACTCTTTCATTGATAGTGATACCATTCTTCGCATTGCTGATGAAGATTACAAAGCTCAGGGTGCTGGTGCCAATGCCAATCCTTATTACATTCAATTTGAATTAACACATGAGGATTCTCAAAAAGGCTTCGCCGAGCAACTAGCAAACGCAGCTTATTATACTGCCTACATGCTCAAAAAATATGACCTTCCTGTAACACTTGGTCAAGAAGATGGCGAAGGAACCATTTGGACACATGAAATGGTCAGCCTTTACCTTGGTGGTACTGACCACGTTGATCCAACTGATTACTGGACAGAAACCGCTAATGATTATTTCGGTACGGACTATGACGTCGAAGATTTTGTCGAACTCGTCCAAGCTTATTATAATGCTCTCTAAAAGGTGCAAACTTGTACCTTTTTATTTTTTTAGTAAAATAGTAATTGACTAATAAATAGAAAGATTGAGAGGGAAAATGGCAAAAAAAGCAAAATTAAAAAAGACACTTGTTGACCAAATTCTGGACAAGGCAAAAATCGAACACGACAGTTTAGCAATCAATGCACTTGAGGGAGACTTACCAGATGACATTGAAAAATCTGATATTTTCAAAACCCTTGCTTTAACAGGTGACAAAACAGGTCCTCTAATCGGAATTGTTCAAATCACCGAACATCTTTCTGAGAAAAAATTAGCCAAAGTTTCTGGCAACAAAAAAGTCAGCATGATTCCACAAAAAAATCTTCAAAAAACGACTGGCTACATTCACGGAGCAAATAATCCTGTCGGTATTCATCAGAAACACAATTTTCCGATTTTCATTGACAACCGTGCTTTAGAAATGGGTACGATGATTGTTTCTGCTGGTGAAATTGGACGTTCTATCCGCATTGACAGTCAAACCTTGGCAGATTTTGTTGGTGCCAGCTTTGCTGACTTGATTGACGATTCACATTAATTTTTAGATTGGAAAGTAACTGATGAAATTTTATTTTGTACGTCATGGTAAAACACAATGGAACTTAGAAGGACGTTTCCAAGGAGCAAATGGTGACTCCCCACTCTTGGAGGAATCCGTCCATGATTTGGAAAAATTAGGTGATTATCTCCAAGATGTTAAATTTGATGCCGTTTTTTCAAGCGATTTAAAACGTGCCAGCGATACTTGCAAGATTATCATGTCACGCAGCCACTATCCAAAGCCAATCAGCTTTCAACCCTCGCTGCGTGAATGGCATCTTGGAAGATTGGAAGGCAGCAAAATTGCAACGATAACATCTATTTATCCTCAACAAATGCAAGCTTTTCGACATAATTTAGCTAAATTCGATAATGATGTATTTGACGCTGAATCTGTTTATCAAACCACTAAACGCGTTGAGTCATTCATTAAATCAATGAAAAATCAACCTTATCAGAATGTCTTGTTAGTTGGGCATGGTGCTAATTTTACCGCCTCTATCCGTACTTTATTAGGATATGAACCAGCCGTTCTCCGTGCCAAAGGCGGACTTGATAACGGTAGTGTGACGATTTTAGAGACCAAGGATTTTAAAACCTTCACTTGCCTAAAATGGAATGACACATCTTATAAACAAAAGAAATCTTAAAGACAAAAAAACCTCCTAAATAGCGTTTAGGAGGGTTCATTTATTAGTTATTTCTTGCGTATTTTAGGCGCAAAACTTTTTCTTGTTGTTTGTCCAAACGAAGCAGGATAACAACTTTATCAATACTCATGTTACTTTCAAGCAGACGTTCTGCTGCCATCATCAATCCGTTATTGATACCCATTTCAAGAATTGGATTTTTCTTGTCATTGACATCAAAGATGAATTTATTATCAGGAAGGTCAAAGAGAACTTTCACAGCTCCGAACAATTGTTCAAAGTTATCAATAGCAACATCATAAACTGGTTTGATACCAGGTTTCAAGCTACGACCACGGTGGTTAAACCACATTGAGTGCCAGCCACCATTGAAAGCACCGACAACGTCATTGTCATATGAATCACCAACGTAAAGTGTTGTTGCAGGGTTCATGTCAAATTGCTCAGCAGCAAGGTTGAAAATCTCTTTTTCTGGTTTTTGGAATCCAGTCGCTTGGCTGACAAGGACACGTTTTGGATCAACATAATCATAAAGACCAAGTTTTTTAACTTTTTTCAATTGGTGTTCCGTTGGTCCATTCGTGATAATTCCCATTGGAACGCCTTTTTCTTTAAGAAAATCAAGCGTCATGCGCATCTCATCAAGCATTGTGATATTTTCCAATTCTTCTTCATAGATTTCTTGAAAATGCACGCCAGTTGCTTCATCGATTTCACGGTAACCAAATTCTAACAAGGTTTCCTTGCAACGCCAAAAACGGAAATACTCAGTTGTCCACTCACCTGCCATTACACGCGGAAATCCAACATCTGAATAATGACGGAAACGAATATAAGCCTGATTGATTTTACTCATATCAAAATCAGGGAAACATTTCTCAACGGCAATGCGATAAGGTGCCTGTTGGTCATAAATCGTATCATCAACATCAAAAACAATTGAAGTAATCATGAATCTCTTTTCTCTCTAATAATTTTTACCGTCACATATTATACTATTTTTTAGCCTTCTTTTCAATCAAAGACAAGAAAACAAAGCTGATACAAAAGTGATTAATCTCTTTGTTTGTGTCGTTATATTTACAAAACATGGTGTTTTGGACTTTGA encodes:
- a CDS encoding histidine phosphatase family protein, which encodes MKFYFVRHGKTQWNLEGRFQGANGDSPLLEESVHDLEKLGDYLQDVKFDAVFSSDLKRASDTCKIIMSRSHYPKPISFQPSLREWHLGRLEGSKIATITSIYPQQMQAFRHNLAKFDNDVFDAESVYQTTKRVESFIKSMKNQPYQNVLLVGHGANFTASIRTLLGYEPAVLRAKGGLDNGSVTILETKDFKTFTCLKWNDTSYKQKKS
- the ppc gene encoding phosphoenolpyruvate carboxylase is translated as MTIKKLENNSTQSIITEEVKVLKDLLDETTHQMVGDEVFAKIQNIVELSASDEYVKLEKLVAQLTNDEMVVVSRYFSILPLLINISEDVDFAYEINYQNNTNQDYLGKLSLTVDMVSESENSKEILENVNVVPVLTAHPTQVQRKTVLELTNHIHDLLRKYRDVRAGVVNRDKWYTDLRRYIEIIMQTDIIREKKLKVKNEITNVMEYYNTSLIQAITKLTSEYKRLAAEKGIDLENPKPITMGMWIGGDRDGNPYVTAETLRLSATVQSEVIINYYIEKLTGLYRTFSLSTTLTNISPEVEKLAELSSDKSIYRENEPYRKAFNYIQSKLIQTLIELKAGPAISQRVLESSNNISSDVYTSTNNASVVTKYLQTKFSKVSSELQEEIPSYKTAKEFKDDLLIIKQSLLDNGDDALLTGDFSELLQAVDVFGFYLATIDMRQDSSVNEACVAELLKSANIVEDYSALSEEEKVKVLLKELQEDPRTLSSTNAEKSEQLQKELAIFQTARYLKDKLGDEVIKQHIISHTESVSDMFELAIMLKEVGLLDNQKARVQIVPLFETIEDLENSRAIMEEYLDYDIVRRWVSANKGYQEIMLGYSDSNKDGGYLSSVWTLYKAQNELTRIGSERGIKVTFIHGRGGTVGRGGGPSYEAITSQPFGSIKDRIRLTEQGEIIENKYGNKDVAYYNLEMLVSATIDRIVTRMITNPDEIDDFRATMDGIVTYSNGVYRDLVFGNPHFYDYFFEATPIKEVSSLNIGSRPAARKTITEISGLRAIPWVFSWSQSRIMFPGWYGVGSAFKNFIDAEEGNLAKLQHMYEKWPFFHSLLSNVDMVLSKSNMNIAFQYAQLAESEEVRDVFNTILDEWQLTKNVILAIEKHEDLLEENPSLQASLDYRLPYFNVLNYIQIELIKRLRHEELDEDYEKLIHTTINGIATGLRNSG
- a CDS encoding glutathione peroxidase, producing MTNLYDFTVKAQDGSDVQLSKYQGKILLIVNTATGCGLTPQYEGLQKLYDTYHDKGFEILDFPCNQFLNQAPGNADEINTFCTLNYQTTFPRFAKIKVNGKEADPLYDWLKSEQKGPLGKRIEWNFAKFLIDQNGNVIKRFSSKTEPETIVTEIESLINDK
- a CDS encoding peptidoglycan recognition family protein, with translation MPTRNYSRRKRQQKSQIITIAGLVTAAVALVLILAKLIFSGVTTLASDGSLDLSNANSYDVSETATVSTSDAVMYTNDGSSSKISENTAITISAYYYDATLDDEDITLAQFSMNGDTYYIDTNDISLEQDNTINAYIVETLGYSHTDITDDIESSFEQAAYKTDDGKPLGVIIHDTGVDNSTIESEVNYMVQSYDEEGVFVHSFIDSDTILRIADEDYKAQGAGANANPYYIQFELTHEDSQKGFAEQLANAAYYTAYMLKKYDLPVTLGQEDGEGTIWTHEMVSLYLGGTDHVDPTDYWTETANDYFGTDYDVEDFVELVQAYYNAL
- a CDS encoding aminoacyl-tRNA deacylase → MAKKAKLKKTLVDQILDKAKIEHDSLAINALEGDLPDDIEKSDIFKTLALTGDKTGPLIGIVQITEHLSEKKLAKVSGNKKVSMIPQKNLQKTTGYIHGANNPVGIHQKHNFPIFIDNRALEMGTMIVSAGEIGRSIRIDSQTLADFVGASFADLIDDSH
- the pepF gene encoding oligoendopeptidase F; the encoded protein is MELKKRSEFPENELWDLSALYQDREDFLRSIEKTLEDINLFKRNYEENLTTLEDFTRALYEIEQIYIEMSHIDNYSFMPQTSDFSNEEFAQIAQAGADFFTKANVALSFFDTALATADLEILDTLEENPHFSAAIRQAKIQKSHFISPEVEKALTNLGEVFKAPEDIYTKMRAGDFEMEDFEVDGKVYQNSFVTYENFYQNHENAQVREKAFRSFSAGLRKHQNAAASAYLAQVKSEKIIADMRGYDSVFDYLLAEQEVNRDMFDRQIDLIMTEFAPVAQKYLKHVAQVNGLKKMTFADWKLDLDSELNPEVTIDDAYDLVMKSVAPLGDEYAQEVSRYQEERWVDFAANANKDSGGYATDPYKVHPYVLMSWTGRMSDVYTLIHEIGHSGQFIFSDNNQSYFNTHMSTYYVEAPSTFNELLLSDYLEKQFDTPRQKRFALAHRLTDTYFHNFITHLLEAAFQRQVYNLIEDGKTFGATQLNKIMKDVLSQFWGDAIDIDDDAALTWMRQSHYYAGLYSYTYSAGMVISTSGYLNLKNNPNGANDWLNFLKSGGSRTPLNTAKLIGADISTAQPLRDTIQFLSDTVDQIIAYTKELNHD
- a CDS encoding glycoside hydrolase family 25 protein, giving the protein MRRRIKPIVVVVFFALCGLLLVIGKAHSDSLQKQQLASAKDSIPTVSSTSTTTTSTSETDEDFVLNPIIDISGWQLPSEIDYDTLSQNISGAIVRVYGGSQISKDSNAAYTTGIDKSFKTHIKELQKRNVPVAVYSYALGTTVKEMKEEAKTFYENASPYSPTFYWIDVEEATMSDMNKGVQAFLKELKKLGAENVGIYIGTYFMDEQEISVDGFDAVWIPAYGSDTGYYDAAPQTDLDYDLHQYTSQGYINGFSSPLDLNQIAVTKDTKTTYEKLFGTTSTSSSSTSSSSSTTSSSK
- a CDS encoding HAD family hydrolase is translated as MITSIVFDVDDTIYDQQAPYRIAVEKCFPDFDMSKINQAYIRFRHYSDVGFPRVMAGEWTTEYFRFWRCKETLLEFGYREIDEATGVHFQEIYEEELENITMLDEMRMTLDFLKEKGVPMGIITNGPTEHQLKKVKKLGLYDYVDPKRVLVSQATGFQKPEKEIFNLAAEQFDMNPATTLYVGDSYDNDVVGAFNGGWHSMWFNHRGRSLKPGIKPVYDVAIDNFEQLFGAVKVLFDLPDNKFIFDVNDKKNPILEMGINNGLMMAAERLLESNMSIDKVVILLRLDKQQEKVLRLKYARNN